In Meles meles chromosome 14, mMelMel3.1 paternal haplotype, whole genome shotgun sequence, a single window of DNA contains:
- the LOC123955946 gene encoding elongation factor 1-alpha 1-like gives MGKEKTHINIVVIGHVDSGKSTTTGHLIYKCGGIDKRTIEKFEKEAAEMGKGSFKYAWVLDKLKAEHERGITIDISLWKFETSKYYVTIIDAPGHRDFIKNVITGTSQADCAVLIVAAGVGEFEAGISKNGQTREHALLAYTLGVKQLIVGVNKMDSTEPSYSQKRYKEIVKEVSTYIKKIGYNPDTVAFVPISDWNSDNMLEPSANTPWFKGWKVTRKDGNASGTTLLEALDCILPPTRPTDKPLCLPLQDVYKIGGIGTVPVGRVETGVLKPGMVVSFAPVNVTTEVKSVEMHHEALSEALPGDNVGFNVKNVSVKDVRRGNVAGDSKNDPPMEAAGFIAQVIIVNHPGQISAGYAPVLDCHTAHIACKFAELKEKIDRRSGKKLEDGPKFLKSGDTAIVDMVSGKPMCVERFSDYPPLGRFAVCDMRQTVAVGVITAVDKKAAGAGKVTKSAQKAQKAK, from the coding sequence atggggaaggaaaagactCATATCAACATTGTTGTCATCGGACACGTAGATTCGGGCAAGTCTACCACTACTGGTCATCTGATCTACAAATGTGGTGGAATTGACAAAAGAACTATCGAAAAATTCGAGAAGGAGGCTGCTGAGATGGGAAAAGGCTCCTTTAAGTATGCCTGGGTCTTGGATAAACTGAAAGCTGAACATGAACGTGGTATCACCATTGATATCTCCCTGTGGAAATTTGAGACCAGCAAGTATTATGTGACCATCATTGATGCTCCAGGACACAGAGACTTTATCAAAAACGTGATTACAGGCACATCTCAGGCTGACTGTGCTGTCCTGATTGTTGCTGCTGGTGTTGGTGAATTTGAAGCAGGTATTTCCAAGAATGGGCAGACCCGTGAGCATGCCCTTCTGGCTTACACACTGGGTGTAAAACAACTAATTGTTGGTGTTAACAAAATGGATTCCACTGAGCCATCCTACAGCCAGAAGAGATACAAGGAAATCGTTAAGGAAGTCagcacctacattaagaaaattggCTACAACCCCGACACAGTAGCATTTGTGCCAATTTCTGATTGGAATAGTGACAACATGCTGGAGCCAAGTGCTAACACGCCTTGGttcaagggatggaaagtcacccGTAAAGATGGGAATGCCAGTGGAACCACACTGCTTGAAGCCCTGGATTGCATTCTGCCACCAACTCGTCCAACTGACAAGCCCTTGTGTCTGCCTCTCCAGGACGTCTACAAAATTGGTGGTATTGGTACTGTTCCTGTGGGCCGAGTGGAGACTGGTGTTCTTAAACCTGGCATGGTGGTCAGCTTTGCTCCAGTCAATGTTACAACTGAAGTCAAGTCTGTTGAAATGCACCATGAAGCTTTGAGTGAGGCTCTTCCTGGGGACAATGTGGGCTTCAATGTCAAGAACGTATCTGTCAAAGATGTTCGTCGTGGCAATGTGGCTGGTGACAGCAAAAATGACCCACCAATGGAAGCAGCTGGCTTCATAGCTCAGGTGATTATCGTGAACCATCCAGGCCAAATCAGTGCTGGATATGCACCTGTCCTGGATTGTCACACAGCTCACATTGCTTGCAAGTttgctgagctgaaggagaagatagatcgtcgttctggaaaaaagctggaagatggtCCCAAGTTCTTGAAATCTGGTGACACTGCCATTGTTGATATGGTTTCTGGCAAGCCTATGTGTGTTGAGAGATTCTCTGACTATCCTCCTCTGGGCCGTTTTGCTGTTTGTGACATGAGACAGACGGTTGCTGTGGGTGTCATCACAGCAGTggacaagaaggcagctggagctggcaaggtcaccaagtctgcccagaaagctcagaaggcTAAATGA